The following DNA comes from Tunturibacter psychrotolerans.
CCGCCCTGTCATCGTCGCCGCAATCTGTATCCTCCTTCCGCTCGTGCCCTGGACCATCAGGAACTATCGCACCTTCCACGTATTTCAGCCTCTGGCTCCACGCAGCGCAACTGACCCCGGCGAGCCCATCCCTAAAGGATTTCAGCTCTGGTATCGCACCTGGGCGATCGACTTCGCCGACACCGAGCAGGTCTACTGGAACTACGACAGCACCGATCTCGGCATCAGCGATCTCCCCACGCGAGCCTTCGACTTCGAAGATCAATACACCGAAACTGCCGCGCTCCTCTCCGACTACAACCAGAAAGACAACGCCACTCCGGCCTTCGATCAACGCTTCGAAGCCCTCGCCCAACAGCGCATTCAAGCCCATCCCCTGCGCTACTACCTCGTCCTCCCCGCAGCCCGGCTTGCGAACATGTTGTTCCGGCCGCGCCCCGAGATGATGCAGATCGGCCTTGACTGGTGGAACTGGCACGAATACCGCGCCAAGACTCTCCTCGCCTACGCCTCCGCGGCCCTCAACCTCGCCTACTTCCTCCTTGGTGGCATCGGCCTCTGGCTCTGGCGAAGACACGGTTGGAGCCCACACGACGCGCTCGCGGCCGCCATGGTGGGTTTTGTTGTTCTACGCTGCGCGCTCCTGTTCACCCTCGACAACTCCGAACCCCGCTACACCCTCGAACTCTTCCCGCTGCTCATCGTTTGGGGAAGCTTCCTCTTTCGCTCCCACTCCGAACAGCCAACAGAGATCAAGCGGAAATCCGCCGCATAGCCCAGCACGCAATCAACGCGTCCGCCAACCGCAACAGCGGCTACACTAGCTCCCATGCTGCAGCCCTATCGCGATCTGTTCAACGCCCGCTTCACCTCAGCCGGATACGAAGACCTCCTCGCTCGTCTCAGCCGCCGCGCCCGCACCAACATCGAATTCCGCGTCGCCGAAACACCCTGCTTCTTCCCCAAATCCCTCATCGACGAGCTCGCCCAAACCGGTGCCGCTCTCACCCACCAGCTTCTCGACAACCCCGCCTACATGCAGGCCTCCGAACAGTGTGTCCCCGCGCAGTACCGCATGCCCAACCAGAACCCTCATCCCAATTTCATGACCGTAGACTTCGGCCTCGTCCGCAACCCAGACGGCTCTCTGAGCCCGAAGCTCGTCGAACTCCAGGCCTTCCCCTCCATCTTCGGCTATCAGGACATGCTCGCCCCCCAGTACATCGAAACCTACAATCTCGATCCCACGCTGACCTGGCACCTCGGCGGCCTCAACGAGCAAACCTACTGGCAACTCCTCGCCAAAGTCATCCTCAACGACCACGCCCCCGAGAACGTAATCCTCCTCGAGATCGATCCCGCCCACCAGAAGACTCTCCCCGACTTCAACATCTACGAGGACAAGCTAGGCATCGCCACCGTCGACATCACCAGCCTCATCAAACACGGCAATCGCCTCTTCTACCTCCGTGATGGCCGCGAGATCCCCATCCACCGCATCTACAACCGCGCCATCGTCGACGAGCTCGAGCGCAGAAACATCCAGCTACCCTTTGACTATCGCGACGAGCTCGCCGTCGAATGGGCCGGCCATCCCAACTGGTACTTCCGCATCAGCAAGTTCTCCCTCCCTTACCTCGACCATCCCTCCGTCCCCAAGGCCGTCTTCCTCGACGACTGGTACGCCAACCGCAACCTCTCCGGCCTCCCCGAAGACCGCGAAAAGCTCCTCCTCAAACCCCTCTATTCCTTTGCAGGGAAGGGAATTCACTTCGCTCCCACGGACGACGACCTCAACGCCATCCCCGTTGCAGACCGTCACCTCTACCTCCTCCAGCAGCGCGTCTCCTTCGAGCCCGTCATCGACACTCCCCATGGCCCGACCCAGGCCGAAATCCGCATCATGTACCTCTGGCCCGACGGCGAAGCCCTCCAGCCGGCCATCGCCCTGGTCCGCCTCGGACGCGGTTTGATGATGGGGGTCGACCATAACCGCAACCAGCTCTGGGTAGGTAGTTCCGCCGCGCTGTGCCCATTGGAGTAACCTTGCATTCATAAAAATACTGTCGCAGAGGGAAAGGTGGGGTAAACTCCACAGTGTCAGTCATTGGCAGTTTTTCGGGTGTTTTATGTCATATCCGCAGTTCAGGCACGGAGGAGGACGAGTGGCTCAGTGGCAAATGCCAAATGGGGAGAATCCAGTTCGCACGGCGGTACGTTTTCCAATGAGGCTCCCTATTCGGATTCAAACCGAGCAGGGTGAATTGGAAGCGATGACCGAGAACATCTCCGCCAATGGGCTCCTCTTTGTGAGTGACCACTTGCCGCGGGTAGACAGCAGAATTGAGTTCACGATAGCGATGCCAGCAGCAGTCATGGGAACCACGAACGACGTCACCATACACTGC
Coding sequences within:
- a CDS encoding glycosyltransferase family 39 protein, with protein sequence MATLRMRYLSSYAGETSESTRQADICALQQYDAKDMTKGKLRTALWVALPLAAGLLLRLWYVAHAGRIEGDTLIYGGIARNWLKFDVYGFSLGPNGPRPTLIRLPGYPMFLAVCFRILGFDRYHPIMYLQSAIDLFTCILLSALSGRLFGRRAALAALWLSAICPFTAIYAAAPLTETPTLFTIALTFYSLERWRSAGACYNRWLWTITAAMAYSVLLRPEQGLLPAAVVPAMIWIVWQQPRYLAHPFLPKLRPVIVAAICILLPLVPWTIRNYRTFHVFQPLAPRSATDPGEPIPKGFQLWYRTWAIDFADTEQVYWNYDSTDLGISDLPTRAFDFEDQYTETAALLSDYNQKDNATPAFDQRFEALAQQRIQAHPLRYYLVLPAARLANMLFRPRPEMMQIGLDWWNWHEYRAKTLLAYASAALNLAYFLLGGIGLWLWRRHGWSPHDALAAAMVGFVVLRCALLFTLDNSEPRYTLELFPLLIVWGSFLFRSHSEQPTEIKRKSAA
- a CDS encoding PilZ domain-containing protein, which produces MAQWQMPNGENPVRTAVRFPMRLPIRIQTEQGELEAMTENISANGLLFVSDHLPRVDSRIEFTIAMPAAVMGTTNDVTIHCIGRVVRHYLQNGTKKAAAVIDEYSLKA